From the Selenomonas sp. oral taxon 920 genome, the window CGGCATCAATGCCGCAGAGTCATGCTCAACAATATACACCGTCAGACAGCGCACAGACAAATACGCCATACGCTCCTGCGGGGACGAGGGCGAGTGCCATAGAGGAAAGCTCCTCAGCTTTGCCTCAGACATCCATTTCTGCTGCTGCCGAAGCTCAGCAGAAACCTTCGCGGCCGCGTTACCCGCAGCTTCCACATGAGGAGTTTTCACTGACACCTCCCGCAGAGAATGGTGCTGTGCCGAAACAACCGGACCGCTTTGAGGCTGTTGGAAGCTCGTCTACACAACATCCTGCTGTCGCCGCTGTAAAAGACCAAACTCCTGTAGTTGAGCATTCTGTACGTCCTGAGGGTGTTCCGGCAATCCAGCCGAGGCAGGTGCTTCAGAATTCGAATGAAGACCTTGCGGGTATTTCGGATGAAGTGTGTCGTCATATCCTTGCCGGACAGCTTGCTATGGAGGTTCAGCTGCAGCGGGATCCGAGTGTTGCAGGAATGCGTGCGATCACGAAGGTTCTGCGCGAGAATACAACACTTACACGCCTTCAGAAGATTGACTTCCTCATCGGGTTTGGGCGTGCACTCCATCGGAGTGGGCTGCCGCGCCAGCAGGAAGCGCTTCTCATCAAGACGATTGCAGAAGCGTTTTAAGAAATCGCTGATAAAATGAAGCTCGCTGGTGCAGATTTTTGTTCAGTCGAGGAGACAAACTGGACACATAGCAAGGGCCATGTGGAGGATTTGTCGACAAAGAGAGGCCGGAAAAGATATGGCCAAGAAGGAAGCACTGAATTTATCAGTGCTTTCTTAACGTATTTGTTCTGAGCAGAGGTTCATACGGGGGAGAGTTATGAAACATCTTAATATCGCCGTGATTGCAGGAGACGGCATTGGTCCCGAGGTCATTGCCGAAGGGAAAAAAGTATTTGCGGGAATTGCGAAGATGGACGGCAATTTTTCGGTTGATTTTGAGGACTTCCCTTGGGGGTGCGAATACTACCTGAAGACGGGGGTAATGATGCCGGAGGATGGGTTGGCTCGCCTTCAGTCCTTTGATGCTGTCTATCTCGGAGCCGTAGGCTATCCGGGCGTACCGGATCACGTTTCTTTGGGCGATCTTTTGCTTCGGATCCGGCGCGGCTTCGATGAGTACATCAACTTGCGTCCCGTACGCCTGTTGAAGGGGGCACCGTGTCCCCTTGCCGACGTATCAACAGAAGAGATCAATATGATTGTCGTACGTGAGAACAGCGAGGGAGAGTACGCAAACGTCGGGGCACATCTCTATCCTGGGACGGAGCGCGAGGTAGCCTTTCAGACCGGAGTGTTCTCGAGGCATGGCTGTGAGCGCGTTATCCGATATGCCTATGAACTCGCCCGCCGTGAAAGGCGTTCGCTTACCTCAATTTCCAAGGGAAATGCGCTGCGGTACTCGATGGTTTTCTGGGATGAAATCTTCGCGGAGATTGGCAGGGAATATCCCGATGTGGAGACACATACTCTGCTCGTCGATGCGGCAAGCATGTTCTTTGTCAAAGATCCTAAGCGCTTCGAAATCGTTGTGACGAGCAATCTGTTCGGTGATATACTGACCGATCTCGGTGCTGCGATTGCAGGTGGTATGGGGCTTGCAGCAGGTGCAAATCTCAATCCAGAGCGTAAGTACCCGTCGATGTTCGAGCCGATTCATGGGAGTGCACCAGATATTGCGGGACAGGAGATTGCCAATCCTCTGGCATCTATCTGGTCGGTCAGTCAGATGCTCGCCTTCCTCGGGGAAGAGGTATGGGCAGAGCGGCTTTTAGCTGCGATTGAGATTCTGCTTGTGGAACGAAGGACGTTGACACCGGATCTTGGCGGAAGTGCCAAGACCTCGGAGATCGGTGCCGCCGTACTTGAGATTTTGGAACGCTGATTGAGCAGTTGCATGAAGAAGCGCGAGGTTTTTAGCCTCGCGCTCTATTTAGATATTGGAGATGGAGTGTGTGAGATGAAAGAGCTACAACGCATACGCAAGGCGGTCATTCCTGCGGCAGGCTATGGGACACGCTTTCTTCCTGCTACGAAGGCAACGCCGAAGGAGATGCTGCCCATTGTGGATAAGCCGACCATCCAGTATATTGTAGAGGAGGCTCTTACAAGCGGCATTGAGGACATTCTGATCATCAGTGGTCATGGCAAGCGTGCCATAGAGGATCACTTTGATTCGGCTCCTGCGCTTGAGCATGAACTCGAGCGGAAGGGGAAGTCAGACCTTCTTGATCTCGTACGTGAGACGACGGATGTGAATGTGCACTATGTTCGGCAGAAATATATGCGTGGGTTGGGGGATGCCATCCTATGTGCGCGCAGTTTTGTCGGGGAGGAGCCATTTGCTGTTCTTCTTGGCGATGATGTTGTCTATCATCCGGAGCGTTCAGCACTGCGTCAGTTGATTGATATTTATGAAGAAACGGGCGGATCTGTTCTTGGCTGTCAGGTGGTTGCGGACGAACAGGTATCCTCATACGGCATCGTTGCAGGAGAAACACTTGCGAATCCTCGCCTTATGCGTGTCTCTGATATGGTGGAAAAGCCATCGCTGGAAGAGGCGCCGAGCCGCATGGCCGTACTCGGGCGCTATATTATTCGTCCGGAGATCTTTTCCATTCTTGGTGAGACGAAGCCGGGAAAGGGTGGTGAGATTCAGCTTACAGATGCACTCAAGGTACTGGCACAGCGGGAAGCTGTATATGCCTATGACTTCAAGGGGAAGCGGTACGATCTCGGGGACAAGCTTGGATTTTTGCAGGCGACGGTGGAGTTTGCTCTGCGCCGCGCAGATCTCGGTGCTGACTTTCAGGCGTATCTGAGAGATCTTGTAAAGAGCATGTGAGGCGATCTGATTGCAGAAGGAAAACCAGGCAAATCTTGCGCTTATCCTAAGCGTGATTGGCACAATCGGTACCGTAGGGCAGGGCTCCTCTCTTGTTGTTGCCACCCTTCATCACGGATTTTTGGCCGCAACAATTGGGGGGCTTGCGGATTGGTTTGCTGTGAAGGCGATCTTCGGTCGTCCGCTCGGTATAGCACATCGTACAGATATCCTGCGTCGTAACCGTGCGCGGATTATGGAATCGCTTGTGCGGTTCTCTGCGGATGATTTACTCAGCAAGCAGAACATTATGGACGTTGTTGAACGAGAGCAGATCGGAGCGCTCCTCGTGGAGTATTTGCAGCATCGTGGGGGTGGAGAGCGTCTCATTGAGGCGAGCATCGACATTCTCCGTCACGTCGCCTCCGATGTGGACAGCCGCAGCATAGCAAAGGAACTAACACCCTATGTGATACAGGCACTTCATGAACTTCCATTGGAGGATAGCTTTGCGGAGTTGCTGAATGTTCTAACTGAGGAACCTCACGCTGATCGTATCTTTAATATGCTGGTTCGTATGGGATCACAGCTCATACGTACGCAGGTGTTTCAGGATATGCTCCGCGAGAATATTGCATCCATACGTATGGAATATGAAGGCGACGGAATGATTCGTGCCTTTGTCCTATCCTTTTTTGACGATGCCATGATCGCGGAGTGGCTGACTGGGCGGTTGGAGGAGATCCTAACGTCGGCAATGCGCTCGGATGACAGGCGCCACAAGGAGGGGGTTCAATTACTCATCTCCTTTGTGGAAGGACTGCGCACAAATTCGAAGTTGTACGAGGAACTGCATCGCTATAAGCTGCATGTGATTGAACACCTCGAGATTGAGAACCTTCTCGCTGAATTCATAGAGCGCCGTATGAAGGGGCATCATGCCTTTTGGATTCCATATCTGAAGGAGCTTCTGAATGAGAAAATAGATGCTTTTGTGCATT encodes:
- a CDS encoding tartrate dehydrogenase is translated as MKHLNIAVIAGDGIGPEVIAEGKKVFAGIAKMDGNFSVDFEDFPWGCEYYLKTGVMMPEDGLARLQSFDAVYLGAVGYPGVPDHVSLGDLLLRIRRGFDEYINLRPVRLLKGAPCPLADVSTEEINMIVVRENSEGEYANVGAHLYPGTEREVAFQTGVFSRHGCERVIRYAYELARRERRSLTSISKGNALRYSMVFWDEIFAEIGREYPDVETHTLLVDAASMFFVKDPKRFEIVVTSNLFGDILTDLGAAIAGGMGLAAGANLNPERKYPSMFEPIHGSAPDIAGQEIANPLASIWSVSQMLAFLGEEVWAERLLAAIEILLVERRTLTPDLGGSAKTSEIGAAVLEILER
- the galU gene encoding UTP--glucose-1-phosphate uridylyltransferase GalU gives rise to the protein MKELQRIRKAVIPAAGYGTRFLPATKATPKEMLPIVDKPTIQYIVEEALTSGIEDILIISGHGKRAIEDHFDSAPALEHELERKGKSDLLDLVRETTDVNVHYVRQKYMRGLGDAILCARSFVGEEPFAVLLGDDVVYHPERSALRQLIDIYEETGGSVLGCQVVADEQVSSYGIVAGETLANPRLMRVSDMVEKPSLEEAPSRMAVLGRYIIRPEIFSILGETKPGKGGEIQLTDALKVLAQREAVYAYDFKGKRYDLGDKLGFLQATVEFALRRADLGADFQAYLRDLVKSM
- a CDS encoding DUF445 domain-containing protein, whose protein sequence is MQKENQANLALILSVIGTIGTVGQGSSLVVATLHHGFLAATIGGLADWFAVKAIFGRPLGIAHRTDILRRNRARIMESLVRFSADDLLSKQNIMDVVEREQIGALLVEYLQHRGGGERLIEASIDILRHVASDVDSRSIAKELTPYVIQALHELPLEDSFAELLNVLTEEPHADRIFNMLVRMGSQLIRTQVFQDMLRENIASIRMEYEGDGMIRAFVLSFFDDAMIAEWLTGRLEEILTSAMRSDDRRHKEGVQLLISFVEGLRTNSKLYEELHRYKLHVIEHLEIENLLAEFIERRMKGHHAFWIPYLKELLNEKIDAFVHSESWRNRADRWMKELAAGEIEKHHEMIADFVREYLNQKTDDELIAFVESKVRTDLQMIRVNGAIVGAFVGMGLSLIVRFAERMWGL